Within the Pseudomonas oryzae genome, the region CCGGAGAAGCGCGACAGCGCCCAGCCGTACAGGCCAAACTCGAGGTATTCGGCGATGGTCGCCGGGGAAACGGTCGGCACGCTCCAGGCCTGGAAGGCCAGGTCGCTCTGGTGCGGCATGGAGGAGGACACGCAGCCGTGGTCGTCGCCGGCGACGATCAGCACGCCGCCGTTGGGCGAGGAGCCGTAGGCGTGGCCGTGCTTCAGGGCATCGCCGGCGCGGTCGACGCCCGGGCCCTTGCCGTACCAGTAGGCGAACACGCCGTCGACGGTGCGCTGCGGGTCGGATTCGACCTGCTGGGTGCCGAGCACCGCGGTGCCGCCCAGTTCTTCGTTGATCGCGGGGAGGAATTCGATCTGGTTGTCGGCCAAGAGGCGCTTGGCCTTCCACAGGGCCTGGTCGACCATGCCCAGAGGCGAGCCCCGATAGCCGCTGATGAAGCCGGCGCTGTTGAGGCCGCGCGCGCGGTCGAGGGCGCGCTGCATCAGCGGCAGGCGGACCAAGGCCTGGGTGCCGGTGAGGAAGATCTGGCCGCGGGTGGCTTCGAGGCTGTCGCTCAGGCGGTAGTCGTCGCGCAGCTGCACGGTGCTGGCGCGCTCGGTCGCATGGGTCATTGTTGTTGTCCTGCGAGAGGTGTTGTTCTGTGGGGAATAGTGTTCCCCAGCGCAGGCGGTTTTTTGTTTCTCTTTTTCCCTGGTAGACGGTAGATTCGAGAAAAAATTAATCGATATTTCGGCAAAAGGAGAATGTCATGCTCGACAAGTTCGCCCGCCAGCTGCTCAGCGAACTGCAGCGCGACGCCCGGCAGACCATGCAGCAGCTCGCCGAGAAGGTCGGCCTGTCGACCACGCCCTGCTGGCGGCGCATCAAGGAGCTGGAGGAGGAGGGGGTGATCCGCCGTTACACGGTGCTGGTGGATCGCGAGAAGGTCGGCCTGCAGAACTGCGTGTTCGCCGAGGTGGCGCTGAGCCGCCACGCCGGCGACGTGACCGCCGAGTTCGAGGCGGCGGTGGCGGCTACCCCGGAGATCGTTGCCTGCTACGCCACCACCGGCAAGGCCGACTACCTGATCAAGGTGGTCACCAGCGACATCAAGGCCTACGATCAGGTGCTGCAGCAGCGCATCTTCCGCCTGCCCGGGGTGGCCAGCGTGCACACCAGCGTGGTGCTCCGGGAGGTGAAGGACGAGGTGAGCCTGCCGCTGTAGCGGGCGCTACCAGATCTGGTAGGGCGTGCCCTGGTCGGTGGTCCGGTAGCGGACGGGGGGAGCCGCTGGCTGCGGAATGCCCGGCGCTACGGGTTGCGCCTGCGGGCGCAGCGGTTGCGCCACGCTGCGCGAGGGCGGCTCGTAGCGCAGCGGCCGGGCCACGCTGGCGGCCAGGCTGCCCTCGATCTGGCCGGAGATGTGGTAGACCCCGGCCAGCACGCCGTTCTCATGGTTGCGCATCAGGTTCAGCCAGTCCTCCTGAAAGGCGGCCTGCAGGTTGTTGCGCAGGCGCGATTCCATCTTCGGGCGCTCCTTTTCCCGCAGGATGGCGCTGATGCCCGCGGTGCCCAGCGACAGCGCCATGCCGGCGGCGCCGCCGATCGCCGAGGAGATGGCGCCGGCGACACTGCTGGTGGCGAGCTCGTTGACCAGGCTTTCGCTGGTCTTCTGCGCCACGTTGGAAATTCCGGGGTCCGAGGACCAGTCCTTGCTGCGTCCGGGCGATTGCTGAATCCGCGCGATCAGCGCCTCGTAGGCCGGCATCCCGTCCAGCCGCTTCGCCTCCACGAGCTGGTACAGCGAGGCGCCGCCCGACGAGGAACCCAGCGAGATCGCCGGAATGGCCTGCAGATGATGGTCGAACTGATCCGCGGGCACGCCATAGCGCTGCGGCAGCTTGCGCACCTGCAGGCCGAGTTGCTGGATGTAATAGCGGGTGGCCTGCTCCATCACCTGGTCCGGATCGACCTGCCTGGCGACCGGCTCCAGCACCAGGTCGTGGTACTGCTCCTGCAGGTAGACCGCCAGGCGCTGCACGGTCGGATCCTTCTCGCCATCGGCATTCATCTTGTACCAGGCGACTTTCATGGTCAGCCACTGCCGGGTCCAGTAGCTGGAGTACCAGGGAATGAATTCGGCTTCGGTGCGCTGGTAGACCAGGTCCATCCAGCGCTGCATGTTCTGCTGGGCGTAGCTGGAGGCCTGCTCGCTGGCGCTCAGCGAGGCGGCGAAGATGTCGCTGTCGATCTGGCGCCAGGTGCTGGCCGAAACGTGCGGGGGCGGCGGCTGGGGGGGACGTTCCCTGCCGGCGCAACCGGCAAGGCTCAGCAGCAGCGCCACGATCAGCAGGCGCAGGCAGAGCAGCGGCGGGTCGACCAGCTGACTCGACAGGGCAACGACATCCGCTGTCTGGCGCGTCCCGGGCGGGGCCTTGACGTTGTACATGGGACTTCGAAGGCTCCGCAGACCTCAAGGGGCTGCGCTTTCCTTCCTCGCGAACTGCTGCGGAGCTCATGCAGTCGCCAGCCACGCCTGCGGGGCGTCCCGCAGGTCCGCCACCGTCGCTTTCAGTCTAGTCCTCGCCTGCGGCTCACGGAGCGTCATCCGGCGAGCGGTGCACCGGACTGGCGAAAGATGGGAGGTGGTGGCCGGGGCCAGCTGGAGAAGGGCTCCCGAAGGCGGCGCCTGGGCGCCACCTCCGGGAGGGGGTGACGCTTACTGCTTGGCTTCGACTTCCGCCTCGACGCGGCGGTTGATGGCGCGACCTTCGGAGGTGGCGTTGTCGGCCACCGGGCGGCTCTCGCCATAGCCGACCGAATCGACCCGATTGGGCGCGATGCCATACTCGTTGACCAGTACGTCACGCACGGCGTTGGCTCGCCGCTCGGACAGGCGCTGGTTGTAGGCGTCGGTGCCCACCGAGTCGGTGTGGCCTTCCACGACGGTGCTGGTCTGCGGGTACTCGTTCATGAAGTCCGCGACCGCCTTGATGTCGGCCTTGTAGCCTTCCTTGACCACGGACTTGTCGAAGTCGAACTTGACGTCCAGTTCCACGCGCACCACGGCGGGTGCCTGAGCCATGGGTTCGGGCTCGACCGGCGCTGCTACCGGCAGCGGGCAGCCACGCTCGTCCACCTGGGTACCCTTCGGCGTGTTGGGGCACTTGTCCTCCTTGTTGACCACGCCGTCGCCATCGGCGTCGCCGTGTACCCAGCAATAGGCCGCGCCGGTGATGGCGCCGATACCCAGGCCGCCGGCTGCCCAGCTGGAGCTTTCGATGGCGCCGAGGCTGGCGCCGACCACGCCACCGACTGCCGCGCAAGGCGGCCAGTCGCTCTGCACCAGTCCGGCGCAACCCGACAGCAGGCCGCTAACCAGAGCCAGGGGTAAAGCAGTCCGCACTATTCTCATTCTTGGTTCTCCTCGATTGATCGGGCGCATTGCTTAGCCGGCCTTGCACCTCGCACCTTGCAGGCAGACCAATGCAGGAAAGTGTTGCACCGGAAACGGCGTTGTCAAAAAGCCTGCGCGTTTAGTGCATAAAGACTGATGGATGTCATGCCGGAGGCGATCGATGTGAGCCGTCCGGGCGGATAGCCCGTCATGCCAACCCGAGCCACGGCCAGCCGGCGGGATACGCCGCGGCCGACCACTTCCAGGGAGTGCGCCATGAGTACCCACGAATCTTCCAGCCAGCTGTCCTCGTCCTTCGACTGCCCGCTGCGCGACGGCGAGCGGCTGATCCAGCGCATCGACGCGCGGCTGGCGCAGATCGGCGGCGGTATCCCGGTCAACCGCCTGCTGCCGTCGCGGCAGCGCCGGATGATCGGCGCTTGGTGCTTCCTCGACCATGCCGGCCCGGCGCGTTTCGAGCCGGGGCAGGGCATGCACGTCGGCCCGCACCCGCATATCGGCCTGCAGACCTTCACCTGGATGATCGAGGGCGAGGTGCTGCACCACGACAGCCTGGGCTCGGAGCAGGTAATCCGTCCCGGTCAGGTCAACCTGATGACCGCCGGACGCGGCATCAGCCATAGCGAGGTGTGCCTGGACGACCAGCGCGTGCTGCACGCGGCGCAGCTGTGGATCGCCCTGCCGGCCGCCGACGGCGAGTGCGCGCCGGCCTTCGAGCACTACCCGGATTTGCCGCGCTGGGCGCGCGACGGTTGCGATTTCACCCTGCTGGCCGGGCGCTTCGAGGGGCAGCGGGCGCCGACGCGGCTGTATTCGCCGCTGCTCGGCGTCGAGCTGCGCAGCGCGGCTGGCAGCCAGCTGGAGCTGACGCTGGAGAGCGCGTTCGAGTACGGCATCCTGCCGCTGGAAGGCGAGGTGCGCCTCGGCGCCGAGAGCTTCGCCGCCGACCAGCTGGCCTACCTGGGGCGCGGTCGCGAGCGCCTGCACCTGGAGCTGGCGCCGGGCAGCCGCGCCCTGCTGCTGGGCGGCGAACCGTTCGGCGAGGAGATTCTCATCTGGTGGAACTTCGTCGGCCACAGCAAGGCGCAGATCGCCCGGGCGCAGCGCGACTGGGAGGCCGGCAGCCCGCGCTTCGGCGGTGTGCCGGGCTACGACGGCGCCCCGCTGGTGGCGCCGCCGTTGCCGTGGCGGGAGGTCTGAGCCGGGGCGCTCAGCGCTCGATCGCCAGCGCCACGCCCTGACCACCGCCGATGCACAGGGTGGCGAGGCCGCGCCTGGCGTCGCGGCGGAGCAGCTCGTGCAGCAGGCTGACCAGGATGCGGCAGCCGGAGGCGCCGATCGGGTGGCCGAGGGCGATGGCGCCGCCGTTGACGTTGACCTTGTCGGCGTCCCAGCCCAGCTCCTGGCCGACCGCCAGCGCCTGGGCGGCGAAGGCTTCGTTGGCTTCGATCAGGTCGAGCTGCGCCAGGCTCCAGCCGGCCTTGTCCAGGCAGCGGCGGGTGGCGGCCACCGGGCCGATGCCCATGATCGCCGGATCGACCCCGGCATTGGCGTAGGCGGCAATCCGCGCCAGTACCGGCAGGCCGAGGCTGGCGGCCTTTTCGGCGCTCATCAGCAGCACCGCGGCGGCGCCGTCGTTGAGGGTCGAGGCGTTGCCGGCGGTGACGCTGCCGTCCTTCCTGAATGCCGGCTTGAGCTTGGCCAGCGCGGCGGCGCTGGTCTCGGCGCGCGGCTGCTCGTCGGTGGCGAAGACCAGCGGCTCGCCCTTGCGCTGCGGGATCGACACCGGGGTGATCTCGTTGGCGAAGCGCCCGGCCTCGATGGCGGCGCAGGCCTTCTGCTGCGAGGCGGCGGCGAAGGCGTCCTGCTCCTCGCGGCTGATGGCGTACTTCTCCACCAGGTTCTCGGCGGTGATGCCCATGTGGTAGTCGTGGAAGGCGTCCCACAGGCCGTCGTGGATCATGCTGTCGAGCAGTTGGGCATGGCCCATGCGCAGGCCGGTGCGCGCCTTGGGCAGCACGTAGGGCGCCAGGCTCATGTTCTCCATGCCGCCGGCGATCACCACCTCGGCGTCGCCGCAGCGGATCGCCTGGGCGGCCAGGTGCACGGCCTTGAGGCCGGAGCCGCAGACCTTGTTGAGGGTCAGCGCCGGCACCGCATGCGGCAGGCCGGCCTGGATGGCGGCCTGGCGCGCCGGGTTCTGCCCGGAGCCTGCGGTGAGCACCTGGCCGAGGATTACCTCGTCGACGCTGGCCGGGTCGAGGCCGGTCTTCTCCAGCAGGGCGCGGATCACGACGGCGCCGAGTTCGGGGGCGGGAATGTTGGCCAGCGCGCCCTGGAAGGCGCCGATGGCGGTACGGGTGGCGGCGACGATGACGACTTCGTGCATGGGGTCTTCTCTTGTTGTGATTGCGGATTGCGCTGGCGGACGAGGTGGCGCGCCGCCTGGGCGCTGGATGGTGGGAAATCGCTGCGCGAGTTTCCCACCCTACGCCGGTTCGGAGCCGGAGCGGGCTTCAGGCGAACTGCATTTCCGGGACATGCTCCGGGACGATCAGCTTGCCGGCGGTCTTGGCGACGATTTCCTCGACGCTCATCCCCGGCGCGCGCTCCTTGAGCACGAAGGCGCCGTTCTCGATCTCCAGCCAGGCGAGGTCGGTCAGCACCTTGCGGATGCAGCCGGCGCCGGTCAGCGGCAGGCTGCAGTACGGCAGCAGCTTGGACTCGCCGTCCTTGGAGGCGTGGGTCATCACCACGATGATGTTGTCCGCGCCGGCCACCAGGTCCATGGCGCCGCCCATGCCCTTGACCAGCTTGCCGGGGATCATCCACGAGGCGATGTTGCCCTGCACGTCGACCTCGAAGGCGCCGAGCACGGTGAGGTCGACGTGGCCGCCGCGGATCATGGCGAAGGATTGCGCGGAGTCGAAGATCGCCGCGCCGGTGCGCGCGGTCACCGTCTGCTTGCCGGCGTTGATCATGTCGGCGTCCAGCTCGTCCTCGCTGGGGAAGGCGCCCATGCCGAGCAGGCCGTTTTCCGATTGCAGCATCACGTCCATGCCCTCGGGCACGTAGTTGGCCACCAGGGTCGGGATGCCGATGCCGAGGTTGACGTAGTAGCCGTCCTTCAGCTCGCGCGCCACGCGCTGAGCCATCTGTTCGCGGGTAAGTGCCATCGCAGGTCTCTCTTGTCAGGTAATCGCGGGGCGCAGCGGCGCAGGGATCAGCCGCGCACGGTGCGCTTCTCGATGCGCTTCTCGAACGTCCCCTGGATGATCCGGTCGACGTAGATGCCGGGGGTGTGGATCTGGCTGGGTTCCAGCTCGCCGGGTTCGACGATCTCCTCCACCTCGACCACGGTGATGCGCCCGGCGGTGGCCACCAGCGGGTTGAAGTTCTGCGCGGTGTGGCGGTAGACCACGTTGCCGAAGTGGTCGGCCTTCCAGCCCTTGACGATGGCGAAGTCGCCGGTGATGGCTTCCTCGAGGATGTAGTGGCGGCCCCTGATCTCGCGCGCCTCCTTGCCTTCGGCGATCTGGGTGCCGTAGCCGGTGGCGGTGAAGAAGGCCGGGATGCCGGCGCCGCCGGCGCGGATGCGCTCGGCCAGGGTGCCCTGCGGGGTCAGCTCGACTTCCAGCTCGCCGTTGAGCAGCTGCTGCTCGAACAGCGCGTTCTCGCCGACGTAGGAGGCGATCATCTTGCGGATCTGCCGATCCTCCAGCAGCACGCCGAGGCCGAAGCCGTCCACGCCACAGTTGTTGGAGACCACGGTCAGCCCCCTGGTGCCGCGCCGGCGGATTTCCGCGATCAGGTTTTCCGGAATCCCGCACAGGCCGAAGCCGCCGGAGAGGATGGTCATGTTGTCGGTCAGCCCGGCGAGGGCCTCCTCGTAGCTGCCTACTCGCTTGTCGAGTCCACTCATGCTGGTGCGCCTCTTGTCTTTGTCGATCCGGCAGACCGGCTGCCGGGAAATGCCGGGGCACGCGCACGAAGCCTGTAGGGGCGAATTCATTCGCCCGGGAGGGCCGTGTTGGCGAATGAATTCGCCCCTACAGCGGACAGGCGTTGAAGCCGTTCATGCACTTGCCCTGGGGCACGTGCCGGAGAGCTTCACCGCTGGGTGTTGATTTGTTAAGTTTGTTTTTCAAAGCGATTGATTGGAAAAGCAAATCAATGACCGTCAAGCAACTGCGCGCCTTCCTCGCCGTGGCGCAGAGCCTGAGCTTCGCCCAGGCCTGCGAACGCCTGCACCTGTCGCAGCCGGCGCTGAGCCTGGCGATCAAGAGCCTGGAAGAGAGCCTCGGCGGACCGCTGCTGGTGCGCACCACGCGCAGCGTCAGCCTGACCCCGGAGGGCGAGACGCTGCTGCCGCTGGCCCAGCGCCTGCTGGCCGACTGGGACAACGCCGAGGAGCTGCTGCGCCAGCACTTCACCCTGCAGCTGGGGCGGGTGTCGATCGCCGCCATGCCATCCTTCGCCGCCAACCAGCTGCCCGCCGCGCTGAGGGTGTTCCGCGACCGCTTTCCCAGGGTGAACGTTGCCGTGCACGACGTGATCAACGAGCAGGTGCTGGACATGGTGCGCAGCCACCGCGTCGAGCTGGGCATCGGCTTCGAGCCGGAGCCGTCCGACACGCTGGCGTTCACCCCGCTGGGCACCGACCGCTTCGTCGCCGTGCTGCCGGCCGACTCGCCGCTGGCCGGGCAGGCGCAGGTGAGCTGGGCCGAGCTGCTGCAGCAGGACTTCATCGCCCTGCAGCGCCCGTCGGCCGTGCGCCTGCTGCTGGAGCAGAGCCTGGCGCGCGAGGGGCGCGCGCTGGCGGTGGCCTTCGAGAGCCATCAGCTGGTGACGGTCGGGCGGATGGTGGCCTGCGGGCTGGGGGTGAGCGCGGTGCCGTCGCTGTGCATCCGCCAGATGCAGGAGCTGGGCGCGTGCTGCGTGGCGCTGGTCGAGCCGGTCGTCGAACGGCGCATCGGTCTGGTCAGCCCGGCCGAGCGCAAGCTGTCGAGCGCGGCGCAGGCGCTGCGCGATGTGGTGATGGAGGTTGCGCGGACGAGCACGCCGCAGCTCGGGTAAAAAGGCGCGGCCGCCGGGGCGACCGCGCAAGCGCCGGAGAGCAGGACTGAAATCCCTCCGGCGTGGAGATGGGGGCGGTGCGCATGGCGCACCCTACGGGGTGTTGCAGGGTGCGCCATGCGTACCACGTCCGGCTCGTTGCCGGGCCGGACAGCCCCCGGCGATCAGCGGGCGGGTAGCAGGACTGAAATCCCTCCGGCGTGGCGATGGGGGCGGTGCGCGTGGCGCCCTACGGGGTGATGCAGGGGGCTCCATGCGCACCGCGTCCGGCGATCAGCGCGCCGGCAGCAGCACCCCGCGGCATTCGCCGAAGCCGATGGCCGGCTGGCCCTCGCGGCGGCAGCGGGCGCGCAGGATCACCTCGTCGCCGTCCTCGAGGAAGGTGCGCGTCTCGCCGCTGGCCAGGGTCAGCGGCTGCTTGCCGCCGAAGGTGCTCTCCAGCAGGCTGCCGAACTGGGTCGGTTCCGGACCGGACAGGGTGCCGGAGCCGAACAGGTCGCCCGGTTGCAGCTTGCAGCCGCCGACGCTGTGGTGGGCGACCATCTGCGCCACCGTCCAGTACATGTAGCGGGTGTTGCTCAGCGCCAGGCGTTGCGGTGCCAGGCCCTGCTCGCGCATGGCGGCGGTGAGCAGCAGCACTTCCAGCTCGATGTCGAGGCCGCCGTGGGCCTGGTCCTGCGCATCCAGCAGGTAGGGCAGCGGCTGCGGGTCGCCGGCCGGGCGCGGCGGCTGGGCGGCGCGGAACGGCTCCAGCGCCTCGGGCATCACCACCCAGGGCGAGACGCTGGTGGCGAAGTTCTTGGCCAGGAACGGGCCGAGCGGCTGGTATTCCCAGGCCTGCACGTCGCGCGCCGACCAGTCGTTGAGCAGGCAGAAGCCGGCGACGTGCTCGCCAGCCGCGCCGATGGCGATGGCCTCGCCCATCGCGTTGCCCTGACCGATCCAGATGCCCAGCTCCAGCTCGTAGTCCAGGCGCTTGCTCGGCCCGAAGCTCGGCGCTTCCTGGCCCGGCGGCAGGGTCTGGCCCTGCGGGCGGCGCACCGGCGTGCCGGAGACGCACACGGTGGAGGCGCGGCCGTGGTAGCCGATCGGCACGTGCTTGTAGTTGGGCAGCAGCGGGTTGTCCGGGCGGAACAGCTTGCCGACGTTGTTGGCGTGGTGGATGCCGACGTAGAAGTCGGTGTAGTCGCCGACCTTGGCCGGCAGCTGCAGCTGGCAGTCGGCCATGGCCGGCAGCAGGGCGTCGCCCTGGGCCTCCATCTGCGCCTGCGCCGGCGAGCCGGCGGCGAGCAGCTCGCTCAGCGCGGCGCGCAGGGCGCGGCGGGCGCTGGCGCCGAGAGCGAAGAAGGCGTTCAGGCAATCGCCGCTGGCGGCTGCGGCGGCGGCTTGCGCCTCGCCCTCGAACAGCCCGGCATCACAGGCGACCTTGAGGTCGAGGATGCGCTCGCCGATGGCGACGCCGCCGCGCGGCGCCTGGCCCGGCGGGCTGAAGATGCCCAGCGGCAGGTTCTGCAGCGGGAAGTCGGGGTGGCCGTTGGCCGAGGAAACCCAGCTGTTGCGGTTGGCTGCATTGCTCATGAATCAGTTCCCCTCCGGGGTGAAAGTCTTGGTGAGTCCGGCCCAGCAGGCGTCGTATTCGCGTTGCAGCTGCGGGCATTCCAGGGCGAAACGGGTCGGGCGCAGCACCTGGCCGCTCTCGAACATGAAGGCCATGGTGTTGTCGATCTTGTGCGGCTTGAGCTCGGCGGCGATGGCCTGGGCAGTGGTGGCGTTGTCCGGGCCGTGGGCGCTCATGCAGTTGTGCAGCGAGGCACCGCCGGGCACGAAGCCCTCGGCCTTGGCGTCGTACACGCCCTGGATCAGGCCCATGAATTCGTTCATCAGGTTGCGGTGGAACCACGGCGGACGGAAGGTGTTCTCGGCCACCATCCAGCGCGGCGGGAAGATCACGAAGTCGACGTTGGCCTTGCCGGGGGTGTCGCTCGGCGCGGTCAGCACGGTGAAGATCGACGGATCGGGATGGTCGAAGCTGACCGTGCCGATCACGTTGAAGCGGCGCAGGTCGTACTTGTAGGGCACCAGGTTGCCGTGCCAGGCGACCACGTCGAGCGGCGAGTGGTCCAGTTCGGTGGCCCACAGCTCGCCGCAGAACTTCTGTATCAGCGTGGTCGGTGCGTCGCTGTCCTCGTAGCGGGCGACCGGGGCGAGGAAGTCGCGCGGGTTGGCCAGGCCGTTGCTGCCGATCGGGCCGAGGTCGGGCAGACGCAGGGCGCAGCCGTGGTTCTCGCAGACGTAGCCGCGCGCCGAGTCGTCGAGCAGCTCGACGCGGAACTTCATGCCGCGCGGGATCACCGCGATCTCCAGCGGCGCGACCTCGAGCAGGCCCAGTTCGGTGGCGATGCGCAGGCGCCCGGACTGCGGGACGATCAGCAGTTCGCCGTCGGCGTCGAAGAACACCCGTTGCATCGAGGCGCTGGCCGCGTACAGGTAGATGCTGATGCCGCTGCTGACCTCGGCGGGGGCGTTGGCGGCCAGGGCGACCAGGCCGTCGACGAAGTCGGTCGGCGCCTGCGGGATCTCCAGTGGGCTCCAGCGCAGGCGGTTGGGGTCGACCGGGCCGAGGCCGCCGCCGGCGATCTGCCGCTCCAGACGCGCGAAGCGGCCGTGGGCGGCGGACGGGCGGATGCGGTACATCCAGGTGCGCCGCGATTCGCTGCGCGGCACGGTGAAGGCGGTGCCGGACAGCAGCTCGGTGTACAGGCCGTAGGGCACTCGCTGCGGCGAGTTCTGGCCGACCGGCAGGGCGCCAGGCAGCGCCTCGCAGCTGAACTCGTTGCCGAAGCCCGCCAGGTAGGCGAGGGCTTCAGGGGAGGGTTGTGCGTGCATAGGCATCTCGAATGTTTTTGTTATTTGCGTAAATTAATTTCGATAATCGTAATTATCCGCCGCGAATGGCGTCAAGCGCAGGCCATCGCAGGGGCCATGGCTCTGCTGTAGGGGCGAATTCATTCGCCTAGCAGGCCAAAGGCCTGCGCCTTTGAGGGCTGGGGGTGCTGCGCACCCCTTGGCGAATAAATTCGCCCTACAGGCCGCGAGATTGGCTTTGGCATCGGCCGCTGCGCCTGCCTTACCGGAACATCTCTTTGTAGCTGCCGTCATGCATCCACGCCGCGTGCTTCGGCGCGCGCTTGGTCTGCGCCCACTCCTCAAGCATGGCCCACTTCACTTCATCCAGCGCCGCGAGCATCTTCGGCGAGCCGGTGTTGGCGGCCAGCTCCAGGCGGTGGCCGTTGGGGTCGAAGAAGTAGATCGACTGGAACAGCGCGTGGTCGGTCGGGCCGATGACCTTGATCCCGGCCGCCTGCAGACGCTCCTTGGCCGCCAGCAGCACCTCCATCGACTCGACCTGCAGGGCCAGGTGCTGGGTCCATACCGGGGTGTTGGGATCGCGGCCCATCTCCGGCTGGGTGGGCAGCTCGAAGAAGGCCAGCACGTTGCCCATGCCGGCATCGAGGAAGATGTGCATGTACGGATCGGCCTCGCCGGTCGACGGCACGGCGTCCTCGGCGATCGACAGGATCAGCTTCATGCCCAGGTGCTGTTCGTACCAGCGGGCGGTTTCCAGAGCGTCCTTGCAGCGGTAGGCCACGTGATGGACTTTCTGCACGATCGGATTCATGACGGTCTCCCTTGCTCGATGGTTGCTGCGGCTTGCCGGTTCGGAAGAGGCCGATGGCGTGCGCGCATTTTGTTATGTGTAATTAACTTACGCAAAACGTAACTCGCGTCTCGGGGAGCGTCAAGCGTAGAATTCGCCATCCATCGCCACGCACAGGAAGGACCATGACAAGCGATACCGAGCGCGCCGCGGCGCCGCGGCGGCAGAAGGTGCAGTCCGCCGAGGTCGGCACCGACATCCTCAAGGGCCTGGCCGAACTGGCGCCGGCCACCTCGCTGTCGCGTCTGGCCGAGCACGTCGGCATGCCGGCGAGCAAGGTGCACCGCTACCTGCAGGCGCTGATCGCCAGCGGCTTCGCCGAGCAGGACGAGAGCAGCGGCCACTACGGCCTGGGCCGCGAGGCGCTGTTTGTCGGCCTGGCCGCCATCGGCCGCCTGGACGTCACCAAGGTGGCGCTGCCGCGCCTGGTCGAGCTGCGCGACGCGCTCAACGAGACCTGCTTCCTCGCCGTGTGGGGCAACAAGGGGCCGACCGTGGTGCACGTCGAGCAGGCGGTGCGCGCGGTGACCGTGGTCACCCAGGTGGGCTCGGTGCTGCCGCTGCTGGGTTCTTCCACCGGCCTGGTGTTCGACGCCTTCCTGCCGGAGGTGGAGAGCGCCGCGCTGCAGGCTCAGGCCCTGACCGAGCCGGGCGCGCCGACCGCCGCCGAGCTGCAGGCGCTGCGCGCGCAGATCCGCGCGCGCGGGCTGCACCACGTGCACGGGCTACTGATGTCGGGAGTCAACGCGCTGTCGGCGCCGCTGTTCGCGGCGGGCGGCAAGCTGGTCGGGGTGATCACCGTGGTCGGTACCGCGCCGGGTTTCGCCGCCGATCCGCAGGGGAAGCAGGCCGAGCGCCTGCTGGCGGTGGCGCGGGAGATCAGTGCGCGGATGGGCGGGCTCGCGCCGCAGTAGCGCGGGCTGCAAGGAAAAACGGCAACCCGGA harbors:
- a CDS encoding Lrp/AsnC family transcriptional regulator, whose amino-acid sequence is MLDKFARQLLSELQRDARQTMQQLAEKVGLSTTPCWRRIKELEEEGVIRRYTVLVDREKVGLQNCVFAEVALSRHAGDVTAEFEAAVAATPEIVACYATTGKADYLIKVVTSDIKAYDQVLQQRIFRLPGVASVHTSVVLREVKDEVSLPL
- a CDS encoding OmpA family protein, whose amino-acid sequence is MRIVRTALPLALVSGLLSGCAGLVQSDWPPCAAVGGVVGASLGAIESSSWAAGGLGIGAITGAAYCWVHGDADGDGVVNKEDKCPNTPKGTQVDERGCPLPVAAPVEPEPMAQAPAVVRVELDVKFDFDKSVVKEGYKADIKAVADFMNEYPQTSTVVEGHTDSVGTDAYNQRLSERRANAVRDVLVNEYGIAPNRVDSVGYGESRPVADNATSEGRAINRRVEAEVEAKQ
- a CDS encoding pirin family protein, with the protein product MSTHESSSQLSSSFDCPLRDGERLIQRIDARLAQIGGGIPVNRLLPSRQRRMIGAWCFLDHAGPARFEPGQGMHVGPHPHIGLQTFTWMIEGEVLHHDSLGSEQVIRPGQVNLMTAGRGISHSEVCLDDQRVLHAAQLWIALPAADGECAPAFEHYPDLPRWARDGCDFTLLAGRFEGQRAPTRLYSPLLGVELRSAAGSQLELTLESAFEYGILPLEGEVRLGAESFAADQLAYLGRGRERLHLELAPGSRALLLGGEPFGEEILIWWNFVGHSKAQIARAQRDWEAGSPRFGGVPGYDGAPLVAPPLPWREV
- a CDS encoding acetyl-CoA C-acetyltransferase gives rise to the protein MHEVVIVAATRTAIGAFQGALANIPAPELGAVVIRALLEKTGLDPASVDEVILGQVLTAGSGQNPARQAAIQAGLPHAVPALTLNKVCGSGLKAVHLAAQAIRCGDAEVVIAGGMENMSLAPYVLPKARTGLRMGHAQLLDSMIHDGLWDAFHDYHMGITAENLVEKYAISREEQDAFAAASQQKACAAIEAGRFANEITPVSIPQRKGEPLVFATDEQPRAETSAAALAKLKPAFRKDGSVTAGNASTLNDGAAAVLLMSAEKAASLGLPVLARIAAYANAGVDPAIMGIGPVAATRRCLDKAGWSLAQLDLIEANEAFAAQALAVGQELGWDADKVNVNGGAIALGHPIGASGCRILVSLLHELLRRDARRGLATLCIGGGQGVALAIER
- a CDS encoding CoA transferase subunit B; this encodes MALTREQMAQRVARELKDGYYVNLGIGIPTLVANYVPEGMDVMLQSENGLLGMGAFPSEDELDADMINAGKQTVTARTGAAIFDSAQSFAMIRGGHVDLTVLGAFEVDVQGNIASWMIPGKLVKGMGGAMDLVAGADNIIVVMTHASKDGESKLLPYCSLPLTGAGCIRKVLTDLAWLEIENGAFVLKERAPGMSVEEIVAKTAGKLIVPEHVPEMQFA
- a CDS encoding CoA transferase subunit A, with amino-acid sequence MSGLDKRVGSYEEALAGLTDNMTILSGGFGLCGIPENLIAEIRRRGTRGLTVVSNNCGVDGFGLGVLLEDRQIRKMIASYVGENALFEQQLLNGELEVELTPQGTLAERIRAGGAGIPAFFTATGYGTQIAEGKEAREIRGRHYILEEAITGDFAIVKGWKADHFGNVVYRHTAQNFNPLVATAGRITVVEVEEIVEPGELEPSQIHTPGIYVDRIIQGTFEKRIEKRTVRG
- a CDS encoding LysR family transcriptional regulator — protein: MTVKQLRAFLAVAQSLSFAQACERLHLSQPALSLAIKSLEESLGGPLLVRTTRSVSLTPEGETLLPLAQRLLADWDNAEELLRQHFTLQLGRVSIAAMPSFAANQLPAALRVFRDRFPRVNVAVHDVINEQVLDMVRSHRVELGIGFEPEPSDTLAFTPLGTDRFVAVLPADSPLAGQAQVSWAELLQQDFIALQRPSAVRLLLEQSLAREGRALAVAFESHQLVTVGRMVACGLGVSAVPSLCIRQMQELGACCVALVEPVVERRIGLVSPAERKLSSAAQALRDVVMEVARTSTPQLG
- the fahA gene encoding fumarylacetoacetase encodes the protein MSNAANRNSWVSSANGHPDFPLQNLPLGIFSPPGQAPRGGVAIGERILDLKVACDAGLFEGEAQAAAAAASGDCLNAFFALGASARRALRAALSELLAAGSPAQAQMEAQGDALLPAMADCQLQLPAKVGDYTDFYVGIHHANNVGKLFRPDNPLLPNYKHVPIGYHGRASTVCVSGTPVRRPQGQTLPPGQEAPSFGPSKRLDYELELGIWIGQGNAMGEAIAIGAAGEHVAGFCLLNDWSARDVQAWEYQPLGPFLAKNFATSVSPWVVMPEALEPFRAAQPPRPAGDPQPLPYLLDAQDQAHGGLDIELEVLLLTAAMREQGLAPQRLALSNTRYMYWTVAQMVAHHSVGGCKLQPGDLFGSGTLSGPEPTQFGSLLESTFGGKQPLTLASGETRTFLEDGDEVILRARCRREGQPAIGFGECRGVLLPAR